Proteins encoded together in one Plasmodium cynomolgi strain B DNA, chromosome 9, whole genome shotgun sequence window:
- a CDS encoding hypothetical protein (putative) yields MNSLDRKLKLLNYTPVDIKKDDEFYYMILKLEEEKIRLYKPKEREKINYTKEKNYIEHILKYLKKLNINVRNVNKTNMHEVGVRTYILNSLTTLALIDEYKDLVGYDEGCAEQRDEQYDEKRDEKRDEQRGDGVNGRPDNHVGNSQHTGDYNAPLPNQSIIANFFELNYLNQAELEEQRKRRDNLRVINEQINEIFKKCDIPLLVCNEQDDAKWILFNFNIKLANTDLKDFAYITRYLLNSVLKERKAHLKGVLNDIQMLTYNPVIDIRQGKVGR; encoded by the exons ATGAACTCGCTGGATAGGAAGCTGAAGCTGCTCAATTACACCCCCGtggatataaaaaaggacgaCGAGTTCTACTATATGATATTAAAATtggaagaagagaaaattCGCCTGTACAAACCaaaggagagggaaaaaattaactacaCCAAGGAGAAGAACTACATCGagcatattttgaaataccTAAAAAAACTGAACATCAATGTGCGCAATGTTAACAAAACGAATATGCACGAGGTGGGTGTCAGGACGTACATCCTGAACAGCCTGACCACGTTGGCTTTGATCGATGAGTATAAGGACCTCGTGGGCTACGACGAGGGTTGCGCAGAACAGCGTGATGAGCAGTATGATGAGAAGCGTGATGAGAAGCGTGATGAGCAGCGCGGGGATGGCGTGAACGGCCGCCCTGACAATCACGTGGGAAACTCCCAACACACCGGGGACTACAACGCCCCCCTGCCGAACCAAAGCATAATCGCAAACTTCTTCGAATTGAATTACCTGAACCAAGCCGAGCTGGAAGAGCAGCGGAAACGAAGAGACAATCTCAGAGTGATAAACGAACAGATTaacgaaatatttaaaaaatgtgacatCCCTTTACTCGTGTGTAACGAACAGGATGATGCCAAGTGGAT CTTGTttaattttaacataaaGTTGGCCAACACCGATTTGAAGGACTTTGCTTACATCACGAGGTATTTGCTTAACAGTGTGCTGAAGGAGAGAAAGGCCCACCTAAAGGGGGTTCTCAACGACATTCAGATGTTAACGTACAACCCGGTTATAGACATACGACAGGGGAAAGTGGGCAGATGA
- a CDS encoding hypothetical protein (putative), whose protein sequence is MKRKSIFIKKNVIKAQNTLDKFGIFKKVNVLKKEQPEKQRQKETDDEGVEVKRGGDTIKVKKEIHNDRENEKRNDNIIKSEHSTDGQPSFGVKVKLEDHSAPNRNREGDTKDPLGKYFGGRSERGGRSSGGEGDVEDSRGDNDENYENDDSANHGKHGSSDYINEIRSKRNPLLSTVLDEDLNFNLILCGPPGSGKSSLVNVIKNKTSNLFISLFHLNNLNNELRKVYDQSVINYKLSKKKTILCIKDINRLNKSQQENLLLILKKGYFYLLATCLFNPMNILNASLSSRCLYLYLSPYDKIELALIIKRIINKLDIDIEDNALDIIMNHSCGDARVAINIIEFAIKSMEREEQKEREREREEEREQKEREEEREQKEREKDKGRDHPNYLKKDSRNEIEEDKRNMEHAEEAKKSCDMITNQFKLKDFSELHKWASSTQIKKKVIQLANIKNFLQNFPSNDNKLDHFNFISGLHKSIRAGNIKAAILYLTKSLKNGEDPLYICRRLIRIASEDIGLANHDVLSICINTHYACKAIGMPECQTALIYAVIVLCKSSKSNYIYLVENNAKQICNDYKFDVPFHLRNTSNKYVYTNQPEILTFEEHLNKYKDVQKYLPDYIEKLELFPEL, encoded by the exons atgaagagaaaatcGATTTTCATCAAAAAGAATGTCATAAAGGCGCAAAACACGTTGGATAAGTTTGGCATTTTTAAGAAGGTGAACGTGCTGAAGAAGGAGCAGCCGGAGAAGCAGAggcaaaaagaaacagaCGACGAGGGGGTGGAGgtcaaaaggggaggagacACCATtaaggtgaaaaaggaaatccaTAACGATAGggagaatgaaaaaaggaatgatAATATCATCAAAAGTGAACACAGCACAGACGGGCAGCCGTCATTCGGGGTTAAGGTAAAGTTAGAAGATCATTCGGCCCCCAATAGAAACCGAGAGGGGGACACAAAAGACCCCTTGGGGAAGTACTTTGGTGGGAGGAGCGAAAGGGGGGGCCGCAGCAGTGGGGGAGAAGGCGATGTGGAAGACAGCAGGGGGGATAATGACGAGAATTACGAAAATGACGACAGTGCCAACCATGGAAAACATGGCAGCAGTG ACTATATAAACGAAATTCGAAGCAAGAGAAATCCATTGCTCAGTACCGTACTGGATGAagatttaaattttaatttaattttgtgtGGACCGCCCGGCTCAGGAAAATCCTCCCTAgttaatgttataaaaaataaaaccagCAATTTGTTCATCTCGCTATTCCACCTGAACAACTTAAATAATGAACTCAGAAAGGTATACGACCAGTCAGTTATCAATTACAAATTGTCCAAGAAGAagaccattttgtgcataaaAGATATAAATAGGCTGAACAAAAGTCAGCAAGAAAATCTATTGCTAATTTTGAAGAAAGGCTATTTCTACCTTCTCGCCACGTGCCTTTTCAACCccatgaatattttaaatgcttCTCTGAGTTCGAGGTGCTTGTATTTATATCTTAGCCCGTATGACAAAATAGAACTCGCGTTAATTATCAAAAGGATAATTAACAAGCTGGACATTGACATTGAGGACAATGCTTTGGACATAATAATGAACCACTCCTGTGGGGACGCCAGGGTGGCCATCAACATCATCGAGTTTGCCATTAAGAGTATGGAGCGCgaggagcagaaggagagggagagggagagggaggaggagagggagcagaaggagagggaggaggagagggagcagaaggagagggagaaggacAAAGGGAGGGACCATCCAAACTATCTGAAAAAGGACAGTCGAAATGAAATTGAGGAGGACAAACGAAACATGGAACACgcggaggaagcaaaaaaaagttgtgaCATGATAACGAATCAGTTCAAACTGAAGGACTTTAGCGAACTGCACAAATGGGCATCATCCAcacagattaaaaaaaaagttatccaGCTAgctaatataaaaaattttttgcaaaacttcCCATCGAACGATAACAAGCTAGACCATTTCAACTTTATCTCCGGATTACACAAAAGTATCAGAGCTGGAAATATCAAAGCGGCTATTTTGTATTTAACAAAATCTTTGAAGAACGGGGAAGATCCGTTATACATTTGCAGACGGTTAATTAGAATAGCTTCTGAGGACATCGGGTTGGCGAACCATGACGTGCTGTCTATTTGTATCAACACACATTATGCATGCAAGGCTATAGGGATGCCTGAGTGCCAGACGGCGCTAATATACGCCGTCATTGTTTTATGCAAATCGTCCAAAAGTAACTACATTTATCTTGTGGAAAATAACGCCAAGCAAATTTGCAACGATTATAAATTCGACGTGCCCTTTCATTTGAGGAACACATCCAACAAGTACGTCTACACCAACCAGCCCGAAATTCTCACCTTCGAGGAGCATTTGAACAAGTACAAGGATGTGCAGAAGTATTTGCCCGACTATATAGAAAAGTTGGAGCTTTTCCCCGAGCTATGA
- a CDS encoding hypothetical protein (putative), translating into MSNMLHEEKSQHALHKHVEQFVHILNSTEISDKDKKLNALRIIYEKLSEFFTICKEEEKENFCLFFRNYLLCQLHKWINEEFDECRNFTLDIYILIEKNLDDTLLDCVLFKNVSRDDNFLHICTNRLKEDKNKKIIEDKEEVRLKIVQFFSIIVHRFRNKCADSAPHVLDINPYLEDILTALAVLIKDPFPLIKKISCQLLCELSFENKPKDFNHLYRSLLKGLLTALAVRQNDIRELALRCLKKLLCLGSNRDFLDDLAECLKNLCRKKSSNVLLQVVDCIEVWNLQINDLSKCERAKLVFIVLLCANANISPSFNERCYTALKRIASSLKGLASGLSEKHVDKEELLKNGTHSETEKTIVHRNEENVDKEKTVWQKEHCCVHSEEAPCAYFFSRMNNLFYTPSPFNVVCSDIPALFGEIKKELFYEIMNNERNSWSEGKDDFANILTTFLLCTYCDMAHFVRPILSFVYRSLVLFKYIDCPTTPLLVSGISAEEVSPKDASPKDTSLKNAASQYGYEYDSFLYLTKFVCLIITCGYLMPLNVTLSEVAQLLLGDCNVRKVAESFYKLCDVSPSDMHDGGRSGRNNFTVCLTNTNGGDCTKYIFSNTNYHKYQRKAYERWCAHRKSDILLEEHAGGGGQLDQHLEKRDTGDVRGEEPKGGEPLDVVKRDAVHDSANGSANDSVNDPVNDPVNGSMEESVHYPVDSAPIICDNKKIVLMMLSQLLAGHYLRNELTERKLDEEDINFILFLISENAKYEHVDAFPYILMTLKHLLNIIGEDCKKYSKIFFHFLVVLQSDTQFCPQSEVQKLIEKIEHYHHGDKTKIDFYNDEYVHFVQNVPTMININDFNNFKCNIEFLNVLLCNISEEVMMEQSSHLMDFFLIIMNQELRPFMKSEFLLFLNLFCSKNIFHNFLQKNSQQILKNILLPLCTWKSGLNEAQTRKGALHCIRTLFVKNALHKYVFDNNVLIENLVCVLKSSTDDTWNGENREIAIAIYAQIARRISNNNILLDLLNILMKLMEDSSNTIRKLSANGLYSLFLNESLILADKLCEEVFPTLLLHMDDDSPDVSQMVYRTLVLAKKINQTIFVKVLPACLHRGFAPTKACPHFCIINNICLCPELKGFLNRAGTNKMTTL; encoded by the exons ATGAGCAATATGCTGCACGAAGAAAAAAGCCAACACGCGCTTCACAAACATGTCGAACAATTCGTACACATTTTAAACAGCACAGAAATATCAGAcaaagacaaaaaattaaacgccTTAAGAATAATATATGAGAAGCTGTCAgaattttttaccatttgcaaggaagaagaaaaggaaaatttttgcctcttttttcgCAACTATTTGCTGTGCCAGCTACACAAATGGATTAACGAAGAATTCGATGAGTGCAGGAATTTTACTCTTGATATTTACATtcttattgaaaaaaatctcGATGATACATTGCTAGACTGCGtgctatttaaaaatgtcagcAGGGATGATAACTTTCTTCATATCTGCACGAACAGATTAAaggaggataaaaataaaaaaattatagaagataaagaagaagtcagattaaaaattgtgcaattttttagcaTTATTGTCCACAGATTTAGGAACAAATGCGCTGACTCTGCTCCACACGTGCTGGACATTAACCCCTATCTTGAAGATATTTTAACAGCTTTAGCAGTTTTAATTAAAGACCCCTTTCccctcataaaaaaaatcagctgCCAGTTGTTATGTGAACTATCGTTTGAAAACAAGCCAAAGGACTTTAATCAC CTGTACAGAAGCTTGTTGAAAGGTTTGTTGACCGCCTTAGCCGTAAGACAGAATGACATTCGCGAG CTTGCTCTGAGATGCCTGAAAAAGCTGCTATGCCTTGGGAGCAACAGAGATTTCCTTGATGACCTCGCAGaatgtttaaaaaacttGTGCAGGAAAAAATCGAGCAACGTTTTGCTCCAAGTGGTGGATTGCATTGAAGTCTGGAATTTACAGATTAACGATTTAAGCAAGTGCGAAAGGGCTAAACTAGTGTTTATTGTCCTTTTGTGCGCAAATGCAAATATATCACCCTCCTTCAACGAGCGATGTTACACTGCGCTGAAAAGGATAGCCTCTTCGTTAAAGGGATTAGCGAGTGGGCTAAGTGAGAAGCATGTAGACAAAGAGGAACTTCTCAAAAATGGCACACATTCtgaaacggaaaaaacgaTTGTGCATCGAAATGAGGAAAATGTTGATAAGGAAAAAACCGTTTGGCAGAAGGAACACTGCTGTGTACATTCGGAGGAAGCaccatgtgcatattttttctccaggATGAACAACCTTTTTTACACACCCTCCCCGTTTAACGTTGTGTGCAGCGATATTCCTGCCCTCTttggggaaataaaaaaggaactatTCTACGAGATTATGAATAATGAACGAAATTCGTGGAGCGAAGGGAAGGATGATTTCGCCAACATTTTAACCACGTTTCTGTTGTGCACCTACTGCGATATGGCTCATTTTGTTAGGCCCATCTTGTCCTTTGTGTACAGATCGTTGGTCCTGTTTAAGTACATCGACTGTCCAACAACGCCCTTGTTGGTGAGTGGTATATCTGCGGAGGAAGTCTCACCGAAGGACGCTTCACCGAAAGACACCTCGCTGAAGAACGCTGCTTCGCAGTACGGCTATGAATACGACTCCTTTTTGTACCTCACCAAATTTGTCTGCCTAATTATCACGTGTGGGTATTTAATGCCCCTGAATGTGACGCTCTCCGAAGTGGCCCAACTCCTACTAGGCGACTGCAACGTTCGCAAGGTTGCGGAGAGTTTTTACAAACTTTGCGACGTATCCCCGAGTGACATGCATGATGGAGGTCGAAGTGGGAGAAATAACTTCACCGTTTGTTTAACCAATACAAATGGTGGAGATtgcacaaaatatattttttcaaacacgAATTATCACAAGTACCAACGGAAGGCGTACGAAAGGTGGTGTGCGCACAGAAAGAGCGACATTCTTTTGGAGGAGCACGCTGGTGGGGGTGGTCAGTTGGACCAGCATTTGGAAAAGAGAGATACGGGTGATGTCAGGGGGGAAGAGCCCAAGGGAGGGGAACCGCTAGATGTGGTGAAGAGAGACGCGGTGCACGACTCGGCGAACGGCTCGGCGAACGACTCGGTGAACGACCCGGTGAACGACCCGGTGAACGGCTCGATGGAGGAATCGGTGCACTACCCCGTGGACAGCGCCCCCATAATCTGcgacaacaaaaaaatcgtgCTCATGATGCTGTCCCAGTTGCTGGCCGGCCATTACCTGCGGAACGAACTAACAGAAAGAAAACTGGATGAAGAagacataaattttattttatttctaataaGCGAAAATGCGAAATACGAACATGTAGATGCATTTCCCTACATATTAATGACCCTGAAGCATTTGCTAAACATTATCGGGGAGGACTGCAAAAAGTACAGCaagatttttttccactttttggtCGTTTTACAATCAGATACTCAGTTTTGCCCCCAATCAGAAgtgcaaaaattaattgaaaaaattgagcatTATCACCATGgggataaaacaaaaattgatTTTTACAACGATGAGTATGTCCACTTTGTGCAGAATGTCCCCACgatgataaatataaacgATTTTAATAACTTCAAATGTAACATTGAATTTTTAAACGTACTTTTGTGTAACATAAGCGAAGAAGTTATGATGGAACAGTCGAGCCATTTGATGGATTTCTTCCTCATAATTATGAATCAAGAATTAAGGCCATTCATGAAATcagaatttttattattcttaaatttgttttgttccaaaaatattttccacaattttttacaaaagaattcgcaacaaattttaaaaaatatattgttacCCTTGTGCACATGGAAGAGTGGTCTAAACGAAGCCCAGACACGAAAAGGAGCTCTACATTGTATAAGAACATTATTCGTAAAAAATGCCCTCCACAAGTATGTATTTGATAATAATGTCCTGATTGAAAATTTGGTGTGTGTCCTGAAATCGTCCACTGATGATACGTGGAATGGTGAAAACAGAGAAATAGCTATCGccatatatgcacaaattgCAAGGCGAATaagcaataataatattttactgGACTTGTTAAACATATTGATGAAGCTAATGGAAGACTCGAGTAACACAATTCGTAAGTTGTCCGCAAATGGATTGTATTCACTTTTTCTGAATGAGTCTTTAATTCTAGCTGATAAACTTTGTGAGGAGGTTTTCCCCACCCTGCTGCTCCACATGGATGACGACTCTCCAGACGTCAGTCAAATGGTTTACCGTACCTTAGTACTTGCCAAAAAGATTAACCAGACGATTTTCGTGAAGGTACTCCCGGCATGTCTGCATAGGGGATTCGCACCTACTAAGGCgtgtccccatttttgcatcataaataatatttgtttGTGCCCTGAATTGAAAGGGTTTCTAAACAGAGCGGGGACGAATAAAATGACAACACTTTGA
- a CDS encoding hypothetical protein (putative), whose protein sequence is MNVAKKKTNDGGDRKPLANFPHPSYVKLLIIPDEELLNFVDNFIEAIFNEATYTKTIEKMNIKKKCIITNLLEAQHKFYKSNMKENPMFLYNISDEEVKNIFNKTNGEKIDFHLFHEARRIIQMVMDNFQTYENYERSLFDENKVVTKNELENYIDKYLTQNGIRNKIKIEFKEDLISAVKIFKKKNNIFYIYKTAKVLRKKMMLSVCNHEIGTHLLRMINHDRNNLDMYNFRSCSVTEEGLAVINSMYPFQRNYLFLVFPAIKYLTVCLGNFYTFSKLFFFLNTFVKDPDTCFKMCARVKRGLKDTATPGSVYHDQLYFIGSYSILKWHKSINFQLLYSGNIGLRCLNSVSNYVNVKDNMLPFFLSDEEKVTAYLEFLSEVSYLNGITPASCSFIDNG, encoded by the coding sequence ATGAAcgtggccaaaaaaaagacgaacgACGGGGGGGACAGAAAACCCCTCGCAAACTTCCCTCACCCCAGTTACGTAAAACTACTCATTATCCCCGATGAAGAGTTGCTAAATTTCGTGGACAATTTTATTGAagccatttttaatgaagcCACGTACACAAAAACgatcgaaaaaatgaatataaaaaaaaaatgcataattaCAAACTTACTGGAAGCGCaacataaattttacaaatcCAATATGAAGGAAAACCCGATGTTTCTGTACAATATTTCTGACGAAGAAgtgaaaaacatttttaacaaaacgaatggggaaaaaatcgattttcatttatttcatgaAGCAAGACGAATAATACAAATGGTGATGGACAATTTTCAGAcatatgaaaattatgagAGGAGCCTTTTcgatgaaaataaagtggTGACAAAAAACGAATTGGAAAATTACATCGATAAATACttaacacaaaatggaataagaaataaaataaaaatcgaaTTCAAAGAGGACTTAATCTCTGcagtgaaaattttcaaaaaaaaaaacaatattttttacatttacaaaACCGCAAAAgtgttaaggaaaaaaatgatgctTTCCGTGTGCAATCATGAAATAGGGACACACTTATTACGCATGATAAATCACGATAGGAACAATTTAGACATGTATAATTTTCGTTCCTGTTCTGTCACTGAAGAAGGATTAGCTGTGATTAATTCGATGTATCCCTTCCAAAGAAATTACCTCTTCCTTGTTTTTCCAgctataaaatatttaaccgTTTGTTTGGGTAATTTTTACACCTTTTCaaagctgtttttttttttaaacactttTGTAAAGGATCCGGACACATGTTTTAAGATGTGTGCGAGGGTTAAACGAGGACTAAAGGACACCGCCACCCCTGGCAGTGTCTACCACGATCAGTTATACTTCATCGGTTCGTACAGCATCTTAAAGTGGCACAAGAGTATCAACTTTCAGTTGCTATATTCGGGGAACATCGGGTTAAGGTGCCTAAATAGCGTTTCCAATTATGTGAACGTAAAGGATAATatgctcccattttttttatctgatGAGGAAAAGGTCACTGCCTATTTGGAGTTTCTGAGCGAAGTGTCCTATCTAAATGGGATTACTCCCGCTAGTTGCAGCTTTATCGATAATGGGTAA
- a CDS encoding hypothetical protein (putative) yields the protein MENFKDQNAEDIDISASINKNLDIPLLIKKKLHLRDLRRKNKDLSVKHADIKKVLQEKESYFSFKEKVHNESREKLIKEYQMAAKDNYDRQVILEEKIKNKEKKIKMYDLEINKFKVAIADMHERIKKADCDTVEREKCLSFLSKFKENSAEFVQLDMFDRLETIFSSREFIKKKKESLKAKINIIKAKIKDTEEKYKLALMDKEKEYKNLVETSEGVLKKEKEIAEQLKEKINEHNKNALLLYKIISCVDNFLSRFSSFLPELRHYNVKKDEEKKY from the exons atggaaaacttTAAGGATCAAAATGCAGAGGACATAGACATCTCCGCGTCCATCAATAAAAACCTGGACATCCCCttattgataaaaaagaaattacatTTGAGG GATTTAAGgcgcaaaaataaagacCTGAGCGTGAAGCACGCGGATATTAAGAAGGTTCTCCAGGAGAAGGAGAGTTATTTCAG CTTTAAGGAAAAGGTGCACAATGAAAGCCGTGAAAAATTGATAAAGGAGTACCAAATGGCTGCgaag GACAACTACGACAGACAAGTAATtctggaggaaaaaataaaaaataaggagaaaaaaataaaaatgtacgatTTGGAGATTAACAAGTTTAAGGTGGCCATTGCAGACATGCACGAGCGGATAAAGAAGGCAGACTGCGACACGGTGGAGA GAGAAAAATGCCTCAGCTTTCTGAgcaaatttaaagaaaattcagCCGAGTTCGTCCAGTTGGATATGTTCGACAGGCTAGAAACGATATTCAGCTCGCGAgagtttataaaaaagaaaaaggaaagtctTAAGGCAAAGATAAATATCATAAAGGCTAAAATAAAAGACacggaggaaaaatataagttaGCCCTAATG gataaagaaaaagaatacaaaaatCTCGTTGAGACTTCAGAAGGCgtgttaaaaaaggaaaaggagatagCGGAACAGctcaaggaaaaaataaatgaacacaataaaaatgcattgcTTCTGTATAAGATAATTTCATGTgtcgataattttttaagtcgtttttcttcattcctACCGGAGCTGCGTCATTACAATGTTAAAAAggacgaggaaaaaaagtactgA